A part of Carassius carassius chromosome 4, fCarCar2.1, whole genome shotgun sequence genomic DNA contains:
- the tbx5a gene encoding T-box transcription factor TBX5-A: MADSEDTFRLQNSPSDTDSKELQNNSKSDKQNGVVSESPSSQTTYIQQGMEGIKVYLHERELWTKFHEVGTEMIITKAGRRMFPSFKVKVTGLNPKTKYILLMDVVPADDHRYKFADNKWSVTGKAEPAMPGRLYVHPDSPATGAHWMRQLVSFQKLKLTNNHLDPFGHIILNSMHKYQPRIHIVKADENNGFGSKNTAFCTHVFPETAFIAVTSYQNHKITQLKIENNPFAKGFRGSDDMELHRMSRLQSTKEYPVVPRSTVRQRVGTSQSPFGSDVQGLSAPTAMSSQYTCENGVTSTSQDMLPQSSSYPLPHEHSQDYHCIKRKVEDDRHTGEHSYKKTYVESSSSEDDHYYRPVSYSQSLGLNGAPYRAESGQRQACMYASTSQSTEPMPSLEDISCNTWAGVSPYGGCSVTTMQQMERLPYQHFSAHFTSGTLVSRLSGVAGHASPQLGDTHAMYQGSMSHQSLGRQCSPSAGIQSPTAGLQGNEYLYTHSIPRNLSPHQYHTVHSVSIMPDWNESS; the protein is encoded by the exons ATGGCGGACAGCGAAGACACCTTTCGGCTCCAAAACTCTCCCAGTGACACCGATTCAAAAGAATTACAAAACAATAGTAAATCAGACAAGCAGAATGGAGTCGTTAGCGAATCTCCGTCATCACAGACAACTTACATTCAACAG GGAATGGAAGGGATAAAAGTTTACTTACACGAGCGAGAGTTGTGGACAAAGTTTCATGAAGTGGGAACTGAAATGATCATCACCAAAGCAGGGAG GCGGATGTTCCCAAGCTTCAAAGTGAAGGTCACCGGGTTGAACCCAAAAACTAAATACATTCTGCTGATGGATGTTGTGCCAGCGGACGACCACCGCTATAAATTCGCCGATAACAAATG GTCTGTGACAGGGAAAGCAGAACCTGCGATGCCGGGAAGGCTGTACGTCCATCCAGATTCTCCAGCCACTGGAGCGCACTGGATGCGGCAACTGGTGTCTTTCCAGAAGCTTAAATTAACAAACAACCACCTTGATCCCTTCGGACAT ATTATCCTGAATTCCATGCATAAATATCAACCGAGGATCCACATCGTGAAGGCAGATGAAAATAACGGATTTGGATCCAAAAACACCGCTTTCTGCACTCATGTGTTCCCAGAAACGGCTTTCATTGCAGTCACATCTTACCAAAACCATAAG ATCACCCAGCTGAAGATCGAGAACAATCCCTTTGCGAAAGGCTTTCGTGGAAGTGATGATATGGAGCTGCATCGCATGTCAAGACTTCAGAG CACCAAGGAGTATCCGGTGGTCCCTCGCAGTACTGTACGTCAGCGGGTTGGCACCAGCCAGAGTCCGTTCGGCAGTGATGTCCAAGGTCTGTCTGCTCCTACCGCCATGAGCTCACAGTACACCTGTGAGAACGGGGTCACGAGCACATCCCAGGACATGCTTCCTCAATCAAGCTCTTACCCGCTGCCCCATGAACACAGCCAAGACTATCACTGCATTAAGAGGAAAG TTGAGGACGACCGTCACACAGGAGAACACTCGTACAAGAAGACCTACGTGGAAAGCTCATCTAGTGAGGACGATCACTACTATCGACCTGTTAGCTACTCTCAGTCTCTGGGTCTTAACGGCGCTCCCTACAGGGCCGAGTCTGGCCAGCGGCAAGCGTGCATGTATGCCAGCACATCGCAATCCACCGAGCCCATGCCCAGCCTGGAAGACATCAGCTGCAACACCTGGGCGGGCGTTTCACCTTACGGCGGCTGCTCGGTGACGACCATGCAGCAGATGGAGCGACTGCCCTACCAGCACTTCTCAGCTCACTTCACCTCAGGAACCCTCGTGTCCAGATTGAGCGGCGTCGCAGGCCATGCCTCACCACAGCTGGGTGACACCCATGCAATGTACCAGGGTTCCATGTCCCATCAGTCGCTGGGCCGCCAGTGTAGTCCGAGTGCAGGAATTCAGTCGCCAACTGCCGGCCTGCAGGGCAACGAGTACTTGTACACTCATAGTATACCCCGCAACCTGTCCCCACACCAGTACCACACCGTGCACAGCGTAAGCATTATGCCTGACTGGAATGAGAGCAGCTAA